In Pogoniulus pusillus isolate bPogPus1 chromosome 2, bPogPus1.pri, whole genome shotgun sequence, the following are encoded in one genomic region:
- the CCNT2 gene encoding cyclin-T2 isoform X2: MGQRLNVSQLTINTAIVYMHRFYMHHSFTKFNRNIISPTALFLAAKVEEQPRKLEHVIKVAHACLHPQEPQLDTKSDAYLQQAQELVILETIMLQTLGFEITIEHPHTDVVKCTQLVRASKDLAQTSYFMATNSLHLTTFCLQYKPTVIACVCIHLACKWSNWEIPVSTDGKHWWEYVDPSVTLELLDELTHEFLQILEKTPSRLKRIRNWRANQAAKKPKGDGQVAENSLLGSSLVQNSILVDTVTGVAANTSFQKPSTSFPTPVPLTSGSISVPDSHAPENLAILATGMPSTSYSLASHQEWPQHQEQARTEQMYSQKQETLPAGQYNMNFQPGTSVQLHSGVHHRPDKLAEHSTVKQEYSHKSGNKHHGQVAAPVIIPQKMSLDKYREKRKLETLELDVREHYIATPGEQQHKKHMQPQTGSSSSVTSPIKMKIPIANAEKPEKHLSDKKEKAGSLKLRIPIPPTEKGASKEELKMKIKVSSSERHSSSDEGSGKSKHSSPHISKDHKEKHKEHSLNRHHGIGHKHSHAHGGGSSKHSTDGVAPTVLRSPVGLSNDGNSSSSGSSRKKLHSNDASHNHHSKMSKSSKSSALLETLP, encoded by the exons ATGGGCCAGCGCCTCAACGT ATCTCAGCTTACGATAAATACTGCGATTGTTTACATGCACAGGTTTTATATGCATCATTCCTTCACAAAATTTAATCGAAAT atAATATCTCCCACAGCATTGTTTTTGGCTGCAAAAGTGGAAGAACAGCCACGGAAACTTGAACATGTTATTAAAGTAGCACATGCTTGTCTTCATCCTCAAGAGCCACAACTGGATACAAAGAGTGAT GCATACCTTCAGCAAGCCCAAGAGCTGGTTATACTTGAAACAATAATGCTTCAAACTTTAG GTTTTGAGATTACCATTGAACATCCACACACAGATGTTGTGAAATGTACGCAATTAGTGAGAG CAAGCAAGGATTTGGCACAGACATCCTATTTCATGGCTACCAACAG CCTTCACCTTACTACATTCTGTCTTCAGTACAAGCCTACAGTGATAgcatgtgtgtgcattcacTTGGCCTGCAAGTGGTCCAACTGGGAGATTCCAGTATCAACTGATGGAAAACACTGGTGGGAATATGTAGATCCTTCTGTTACTCTAGAATTACTAGATG AGCTAACCCACGAGTTTCTGCAGATACTGGAGAAAACTCCTAGCAGGCTCAAGAGGATTAGAAACTGGCGG GCAAATCAGGCTGCTAAGAAACCTAAAGGTGATGGACAGGTAGCAGAGAACTCACTTCTTGGTTCATCTTTGGTCCAGAATTCCATTTTGGTGGATACAGTTACTGGTGTAGCTGCAAACACAAGTTTCCAAAAACCATCAACATCATTTCCTACACCAGTACCTCTGACCTCAGGAAGTATTTCTGTTCCAGACAGTCATGCACCTGAAAATTTGGCAATACTAGCTACAGGAATGCCAAGTACCTCATACAGTTTGGCATCACACCAGGAATGGCCTCAGCACCAAGAACAAGCAAGGACAGAACAAATGTACTCTCAAAAACAGGAGACCTTACCTGCTGGTCAATACAACATGAACTTCCAGCCAGGGACGTCTGTACAGTTGCACTCTGGAGTACATCACAGACCtgacaaacttgctgagcattcTACTGTCAAACAAGAATATTCTCATAAGTCAGGAAACAAACATCATGGACAAGTTGCTGCTCCTGTAATAATTcctcagaaaatgtctttggaTAAATACAGAGAGAAGCGCAAACTCGAAACTCTGGAGCTGGATGTGAGAGAACACTACATAGCAaccccaggagagcagcagcataaaaaACACATGCAGCCAcagacaggcagcagctcctctgttaCATCTCCTATTAAAATGAAAATTCCTATTGCAAATGCAGAGAAGCCTGAAAAACACTTGTCTGATAAGAAGGAAAAGGCTGGCTCACTCAAACTCCGAATACCAATCCCACCCACAGAAAAGGGGGCCAGTAAGGAGGAGctgaaaatgaaaattaaagttTCCTCCTCGGAAAGGCATAGCTCATCAGATGAGGGCAGCGGAAAAAGTAAACATTCAAGTCCCCACATCAGCAAAGATCATAAGGAGAAACACAAAGAACACTCTTTAAATCGCCACCATGGCATTGGTCATAAGCACTCCCATGCCCATGGTGGTGGCAGCAGTAAGCATAGCACTGATGGAGTAGCACCAACTGTTTTGAGGAGTCCTGTTGGCCTGAGCAATGATGGCAATTCCTCTAGTTCCGGCTCTTCAAGAAAGAAGTTGCACAGCAACGATGCTTCTCACAACCACCACTCCAAAATGAGCAAAAGTTCCAAAAGTTCAG CTTTGTTGGAGACACTACCTTAA
- the CCNT2 gene encoding cyclin-T2 isoform X1 codes for MAAAGSGSSARGGGGSSKASRWFFSREQLENTPSRRCGVEADKELSYRQQAANLIQDMGQRLNVSQLTINTAIVYMHRFYMHHSFTKFNRNIISPTALFLAAKVEEQPRKLEHVIKVAHACLHPQEPQLDTKSDAYLQQAQELVILETIMLQTLGFEITIEHPHTDVVKCTQLVRASKDLAQTSYFMATNSLHLTTFCLQYKPTVIACVCIHLACKWSNWEIPVSTDGKHWWEYVDPSVTLELLDELTHEFLQILEKTPSRLKRIRNWRANQAAKKPKGDGQVAENSLLGSSLVQNSILVDTVTGVAANTSFQKPSTSFPTPVPLTSGSISVPDSHAPENLAILATGMPSTSYSLASHQEWPQHQEQARTEQMYSQKQETLPAGQYNMNFQPGTSVQLHSGVHHRPDKLAEHSTVKQEYSHKSGNKHHGQVAAPVIIPQKMSLDKYREKRKLETLELDVREHYIATPGEQQHKKHMQPQTGSSSSVTSPIKMKIPIANAEKPEKHLSDKKEKAGSLKLRIPIPPTEKGASKEELKMKIKVSSSERHSSSDEGSGKSKHSSPHISKDHKEKHKEHSLNRHHGIGHKHSHAHGGGSSKHSTDGVAPTVLRSPVGLSNDGNSSSSGSSRKKLHSNDASHNHHSKMSKSSKSSGSSSSSSSVKQYVSSHNSVFNLPLPPPPPVTYQVGYGHLSTLVKLDKKPVENGPDANHQYSTNSQHMDYKDTFDMLDSLLSAQGMNM; via the exons ATGGCGGCGGCGGGCTCGGGCTCCTCggcgcggggcggcggcggctcctCGAAGGCGTCGCGCTGGTTCTTCAGCCGCGAGCAGCTGGAGAACACGCCCTCGCGGCGCTGCGGCGTGGAGGCCGACAAGGAGCTCTCGTACCGGCAGCAGGCGGCCAACCTCATCCAAGATATGGGCCAGCGCCTCAACGT ATCTCAGCTTACGATAAATACTGCGATTGTTTACATGCACAGGTTTTATATGCATCATTCCTTCACAAAATTTAATCGAAAT atAATATCTCCCACAGCATTGTTTTTGGCTGCAAAAGTGGAAGAACAGCCACGGAAACTTGAACATGTTATTAAAGTAGCACATGCTTGTCTTCATCCTCAAGAGCCACAACTGGATACAAAGAGTGAT GCATACCTTCAGCAAGCCCAAGAGCTGGTTATACTTGAAACAATAATGCTTCAAACTTTAG GTTTTGAGATTACCATTGAACATCCACACACAGATGTTGTGAAATGTACGCAATTAGTGAGAG CAAGCAAGGATTTGGCACAGACATCCTATTTCATGGCTACCAACAG CCTTCACCTTACTACATTCTGTCTTCAGTACAAGCCTACAGTGATAgcatgtgtgtgcattcacTTGGCCTGCAAGTGGTCCAACTGGGAGATTCCAGTATCAACTGATGGAAAACACTGGTGGGAATATGTAGATCCTTCTGTTACTCTAGAATTACTAGATG AGCTAACCCACGAGTTTCTGCAGATACTGGAGAAAACTCCTAGCAGGCTCAAGAGGATTAGAAACTGGCGG GCAAATCAGGCTGCTAAGAAACCTAAAGGTGATGGACAGGTAGCAGAGAACTCACTTCTTGGTTCATCTTTGGTCCAGAATTCCATTTTGGTGGATACAGTTACTGGTGTAGCTGCAAACACAAGTTTCCAAAAACCATCAACATCATTTCCTACACCAGTACCTCTGACCTCAGGAAGTATTTCTGTTCCAGACAGTCATGCACCTGAAAATTTGGCAATACTAGCTACAGGAATGCCAAGTACCTCATACAGTTTGGCATCACACCAGGAATGGCCTCAGCACCAAGAACAAGCAAGGACAGAACAAATGTACTCTCAAAAACAGGAGACCTTACCTGCTGGTCAATACAACATGAACTTCCAGCCAGGGACGTCTGTACAGTTGCACTCTGGAGTACATCACAGACCtgacaaacttgctgagcattcTACTGTCAAACAAGAATATTCTCATAAGTCAGGAAACAAACATCATGGACAAGTTGCTGCTCCTGTAATAATTcctcagaaaatgtctttggaTAAATACAGAGAGAAGCGCAAACTCGAAACTCTGGAGCTGGATGTGAGAGAACACTACATAGCAaccccaggagagcagcagcataaaaaACACATGCAGCCAcagacaggcagcagctcctctgttaCATCTCCTATTAAAATGAAAATTCCTATTGCAAATGCAGAGAAGCCTGAAAAACACTTGTCTGATAAGAAGGAAAAGGCTGGCTCACTCAAACTCCGAATACCAATCCCACCCACAGAAAAGGGGGCCAGTAAGGAGGAGctgaaaatgaaaattaaagttTCCTCCTCGGAAAGGCATAGCTCATCAGATGAGGGCAGCGGAAAAAGTAAACATTCAAGTCCCCACATCAGCAAAGATCATAAGGAGAAACACAAAGAACACTCTTTAAATCGCCACCATGGCATTGGTCATAAGCACTCCCATGCCCATGGTGGTGGCAGCAGTAAGCATAGCACTGATGGAGTAGCACCAACTGTTTTGAGGAGTCCTGTTGGCCTGAGCAATGATGGCAATTCCTCTAGTTCCGGCTCTTCAAGAAAGAAGTTGCACAGCAACGATGCTTCTCACAACCACCACTCCAAAATGAGCAAAAGTTCCAAAAGTTCAGGTAGTTCATCTAGTTCTTCCTCTGTTAAGCAGTATGTATCCTCTCACAACTCTGTTTTTAACCTTCCCttaccccctcctccccctgtcACATACCAGGTGGGCTACGGACATCTCAGCACCCTCGTGAAACTGGACAAGAAACCAGTGGAGAACGGTCCTGATGCCAATCACCAGTACAGTACAAACAGCCAGCATATGGACTACAAAGATACATTCGACATGCTGGATTCGCTGTTAAGTGCCCAAGGAATGAACATGTAG
- the CCNT2 gene encoding cyclin-T2 isoform X3: MGQRLNVSQLTINTAIVYMHRFYMHHSFTKFNRNIISPTALFLAAKVEEQPRKLEHVIKVAHACLHPQEPQLDTKSDAYLQQAQELVILETIMLQTLGFEITIEHPHTDVVKCTQLVRASKDLAQTSYFMATNSLHLTTFCLQYKPTVIACVCIHLACKWSNWEIPVSTDGKHWWEYVDPSVTLELLDELTHEFLQILEKTPSRLKRIRNWRANQAAKKPKGDGQVAENSLLGSSLVQNSILVDTVTGVAANTSFQKPSTSFPTPVPLTSGSISVPDSHAPENLAILATGMPSTSYSLASHQEWPQHQEQARTEQMYSQKQETLPAGQYNMNFQPGTSVQLHSGVHHRPDKLAEHSTVKQEYSHKSGNKHHGQVAAPVIIPQKMSLDKYREKRKLETLELDVREHYIATPGEQQHKKHMQPQTGSSSSVTSPIKMKIPIANAEKPEKHLSDKKEKAGSLKLRIPIPPTEKGASKEELKMKIKVSSSERHSSSDEGSGKSKHSSPHISKDHKEKHKEHSLNRHHGIGHKHSHAHGGGSSKHSTDGVAPTVLRSPVGLSNDGNSSSSGSSRKKLHSNDASHNHHSKMSKSSKSSGGLRTSQHPRETGQETSGERS, encoded by the exons ATGGGCCAGCGCCTCAACGT ATCTCAGCTTACGATAAATACTGCGATTGTTTACATGCACAGGTTTTATATGCATCATTCCTTCACAAAATTTAATCGAAAT atAATATCTCCCACAGCATTGTTTTTGGCTGCAAAAGTGGAAGAACAGCCACGGAAACTTGAACATGTTATTAAAGTAGCACATGCTTGTCTTCATCCTCAAGAGCCACAACTGGATACAAAGAGTGAT GCATACCTTCAGCAAGCCCAAGAGCTGGTTATACTTGAAACAATAATGCTTCAAACTTTAG GTTTTGAGATTACCATTGAACATCCACACACAGATGTTGTGAAATGTACGCAATTAGTGAGAG CAAGCAAGGATTTGGCACAGACATCCTATTTCATGGCTACCAACAG CCTTCACCTTACTACATTCTGTCTTCAGTACAAGCCTACAGTGATAgcatgtgtgtgcattcacTTGGCCTGCAAGTGGTCCAACTGGGAGATTCCAGTATCAACTGATGGAAAACACTGGTGGGAATATGTAGATCCTTCTGTTACTCTAGAATTACTAGATG AGCTAACCCACGAGTTTCTGCAGATACTGGAGAAAACTCCTAGCAGGCTCAAGAGGATTAGAAACTGGCGG GCAAATCAGGCTGCTAAGAAACCTAAAGGTGATGGACAGGTAGCAGAGAACTCACTTCTTGGTTCATCTTTGGTCCAGAATTCCATTTTGGTGGATACAGTTACTGGTGTAGCTGCAAACACAAGTTTCCAAAAACCATCAACATCATTTCCTACACCAGTACCTCTGACCTCAGGAAGTATTTCTGTTCCAGACAGTCATGCACCTGAAAATTTGGCAATACTAGCTACAGGAATGCCAAGTACCTCATACAGTTTGGCATCACACCAGGAATGGCCTCAGCACCAAGAACAAGCAAGGACAGAACAAATGTACTCTCAAAAACAGGAGACCTTACCTGCTGGTCAATACAACATGAACTTCCAGCCAGGGACGTCTGTACAGTTGCACTCTGGAGTACATCACAGACCtgacaaacttgctgagcattcTACTGTCAAACAAGAATATTCTCATAAGTCAGGAAACAAACATCATGGACAAGTTGCTGCTCCTGTAATAATTcctcagaaaatgtctttggaTAAATACAGAGAGAAGCGCAAACTCGAAACTCTGGAGCTGGATGTGAGAGAACACTACATAGCAaccccaggagagcagcagcataaaaaACACATGCAGCCAcagacaggcagcagctcctctgttaCATCTCCTATTAAAATGAAAATTCCTATTGCAAATGCAGAGAAGCCTGAAAAACACTTGTCTGATAAGAAGGAAAAGGCTGGCTCACTCAAACTCCGAATACCAATCCCACCCACAGAAAAGGGGGCCAGTAAGGAGGAGctgaaaatgaaaattaaagttTCCTCCTCGGAAAGGCATAGCTCATCAGATGAGGGCAGCGGAAAAAGTAAACATTCAAGTCCCCACATCAGCAAAGATCATAAGGAGAAACACAAAGAACACTCTTTAAATCGCCACCATGGCATTGGTCATAAGCACTCCCATGCCCATGGTGGTGGCAGCAGTAAGCATAGCACTGATGGAGTAGCACCAACTGTTTTGAGGAGTCCTGTTGGCCTGAGCAATGATGGCAATTCCTCTAGTTCCGGCTCTTCAAGAAAGAAGTTGCACAGCAACGATGCTTCTCACAACCACCACTCCAAAATGAGCAAAAGTTCCAAAAGTTCAG GTGGGCTACGGACATCTCAGCACCCTCGTGAAACTGGACAAGAAACCAGTGGAGAACGGTCCTGA